The following proteins are encoded in a genomic region of Gemella haemolysans ATCC 10379:
- the tpiA gene encoding triose-phosphate isomerase, which translates to MSRLPFIAGNWKMNKNPQETKAFVEAIAGKLPSADKVEAGIAAPAVGLSTLLSAAEGTGLKVAGQNCYFENSGAFTGETSPKVLAEMGVNYVVIGHSERREYFRETDEDINKKAKAIFANGLLPIICCGETLETYEAGKAAEFVGAQVKGALADLTAEQVASSVIAYEPIWAIGTGKSATKEDAQKMCKAVRDVVEGLYGKEVAEKVRIQYGGSVKPENVKEYLSCPDVDGALVGGAALEPESFLALLEGGKLD; encoded by the coding sequence ATGTCAAGATTACCATTTATCGCAGGAAACTGGAAAATGAATAAAAACCCACAAGAAACTAAAGCATTTGTTGAAGCTATTGCTGGGAAATTACCATCAGCAGATAAAGTTGAAGCTGGTATTGCAGCTCCAGCTGTTGGGTTAAGTACATTACTTAGCGCCGCTGAAGGAACTGGATTAAAAGTTGCTGGTCAAAACTGCTACTTTGAAAATTCAGGAGCTTTTACAGGTGAAACTTCACCAAAAGTATTGGCTGAAATGGGAGTTAATTATGTAGTGATTGGTCATTCGGAACGCCGTGAATATTTCCGTGAAACAGATGAAGATATTAACAAAAAAGCAAAAGCTATTTTTGCAAATGGATTATTACCAATTATCTGCTGTGGTGAAACACTTGAAACTTATGAAGCAGGAAAAGCTGCTGAATTTGTAGGAGCTCAAGTAAAAGGAGCGTTAGCTGATTTAACAGCTGAACAAGTAGCATCATCAGTTATCGCTTATGAACCGATCTGGGCTATTGGAACAGGGAAATCAGCTACTAAAGAAGATGCACAAAAAATGTGTAAAGCTGTTCGTGATGTAGTTGAAGGATTATACGGTAAAGAAGTTGCTGAAAAAGTTCGTATTCAATACGGTGGTTCTGTTAAACCTGAAAATGTAAAAGAATATCTATCATGCCCAGACGTAGATGGAGCATTAGTAGGTGGAGCTGCTTTAGAACCAGAATCATTCTTAGCTCTTTTAGAAGGCGGAAAATTAGATTAG
- the eno gene encoding phosphopyruvate hydratase, with protein sequence MLAKTFDIIAEVYAREVLDSRGNPTVEVEVTTESGAFGRALVPSGASTGQYEAVELRDGDKGRYLGKGVTKAVTNVNEEIAPLLEGKFDVFDQVGIDYAMIELDGTENKGRLGANAILGVSLAVAHAAADSLGVPLYRYLGGTNSKELPTPMMNIVNGGSHSDAPIAFQEFMILPVGAPTFKEALRWGAEVFHNLAKLLHNRGLSTAVGDEGGFAPTFEGTEDAVETILSAIKAAGLEPGKDVFLGFDCASSEFYENGVYNYAKFEGEGGAVRTSAQQVDYLEELVNKYPIITIEDGMDENDWEGWKLLTDRIGDRVQLVGDDLFVTNTKKLSQGIEQGVGNSILIKVNQIGTLTETLNAIEMAKRARYTAVISHRSGETEDSTISDIAVATNAGQIKTGSLSRTDRIAKYNQLLRIEDELDATAVYPGELAFYNIKR encoded by the coding sequence ATGTTAGCAAAAACATTTGATATTATCGCAGAAGTATATGCAAGAGAAGTTTTAGATTCACGTGGTAACCCAACTGTAGAAGTTGAAGTAACAACTGAATCAGGAGCGTTTGGTCGCGCACTAGTGCCATCAGGAGCATCAACTGGACAATACGAAGCAGTTGAATTACGTGATGGAGATAAAGGTCGTTACTTAGGTAAAGGTGTAACTAAAGCTGTAACTAACGTTAATGAAGAAATTGCACCATTATTAGAAGGTAAATTCGACGTATTTGATCAAGTAGGAATCGACTATGCAATGATCGAATTAGATGGAACTGAAAACAAAGGACGTCTAGGTGCTAACGCTATCTTAGGTGTGTCTTTAGCAGTAGCACACGCTGCAGCTGATTCTTTAGGAGTACCTCTATATAGATACTTAGGAGGAACAAACTCTAAAGAATTACCAACTCCAATGATGAACATCGTAAACGGTGGATCTCACTCAGATGCTCCAATCGCATTCCAAGAGTTCATGATTTTACCAGTAGGAGCACCTACATTTAAAGAAGCTTTACGTTGGGGAGCTGAAGTATTCCACAACTTAGCTAAATTATTACACAACCGTGGTTTATCTACTGCAGTAGGTGACGAAGGTGGATTCGCTCCAACATTCGAAGGAACTGAAGATGCAGTTGAAACTATTCTTTCTGCAATTAAAGCAGCTGGATTAGAACCAGGTAAAGATGTATTCTTAGGATTCGATTGTGCATCATCTGAATTCTACGAAAATGGAGTATACAACTACGCTAAATTTGAAGGTGAAGGTGGAGCAGTTCGTACTTCAGCTCAACAAGTTGATTACTTAGAAGAATTAGTAAACAAATACCCAATCATCACTATCGAAGATGGTATGGATGAGAATGACTGGGAAGGATGGAAATTACTTACAGACCGTATCGGTGACCGTGTACAATTAGTAGGGGACGATTTATTCGTAACTAATACTAAGAAATTATCACAAGGTATCGAGCAAGGTGTTGGTAACTCAATCCTAATTAAAGTTAACCAAATTGGTACTTTAACTGAAACTCTAAACGCTATCGAAATGGCTAAACGTGCTCGTTACACAGCTGTTATTTCTCACCGTTCTGGAGAAACTGAAGATTCAACAATCTCAGATATCGCAGTTGCTACTAACGCTGGACAAATCAAAACAGGTTCTCTTAGCCGTACAGACCGTATTGCTAAATACAACCAATTATTACGTATTGAAGATGAATTAGATGCAACAGCTGTATACCCAGGTGAATTAGCATTCTACAACATCAAACGCTAA